Within Deltaproteobacteria bacterium, the genomic segment TTCGCGAAAAACGTAATAGCGAAAGACATCCATGCCATGCCTTTCCTTTATGGCGAGAGGATCTACGACGTTACCCAAGCTCTTAGACATCTTTCCGGTAGGCGTAACCCAATAGCCGTGAACATTGAGATGTCGATAAAGTGGAATGTCCGCAGCCATTAGCATTGTCGGCCAAAACACGCCATGCGGCTTAACTATGTCTTTAGCCGTAATATGCTCAGACACCGGCCAAAATTTCCTGAAATTATCTCCATCCGGATAATCAACACCAGATAAATAATTTATCAACGCGTCAAACCAAACATAGGTCACGTAATTGGAATCAAACGGCAATTCTATTCCCCAGGTAAGGCGCGACTTAGGTCGAGAAATACATAAATCCTCTAGCGGCTCCCTAAGTAGCGCGAGGACCTCATTCATGTATCTAGTTGGGCGAATAAAATCGGGGGCAACTTTTGTAATGTGTTCTATAAGCGATTCCTGATATTTAGACATGCGAAAAAAATAATTCTTTTCGCTAACATATTTTGGTTCAACTTGATGGTCTGGACATTTTCCATCAACTAGCTCCTTATCCGTCAAAAATCGTTCGCATCCCACGCAATACAAGCCGCCATAATCGCCAAAGTAAATATCTCCCTTCTCATAAATGCGCGACAATATCATCTGCACAACTCGCTTGTGCTCAGGCTCAGTAGTGCGGATAAACCGTGAATATTCTAAGCCCAATTCCTTCCAGGTGCTTTTAAATAAATCGCTCACCTCGTTTGTAAAATCCAAGGGAGTCTTGTTCGCCGCTAAGGCAGCTTGATAAACTTTATCTCCGTGCTCATCAGTGCCAGTTAGGAAAAAAGCCTCCTTGCCCAAAAACCTGTTAAAACGAGTCAAACTATCGGCCAAAGTAGTCGAATACGTATTGCCCAAGTGCGGATGGCCATTCGCATAATAAATCGGAGTCGTCACGTAATACCTCTCCTGACTACCGCTACAATCGCACTTATTTTTCACAATTATCAGCTCCCGTGAATCTCTAATCCTTTTTGCAAATGCTATAACTGACGCAACAGTAGATTGCTAAGTTGAAGTTCTAAATTCGCATTGCGCTCTCTTACTAACTGCTCCGCACATAAAACTTGCATTCCAAAATCCGCCCAAAGCGCCACATCTCGCCTTTCGACACATGCCTTCTGCAACTCATACCTAGCAAATGTCCTAATGGCCGGCCACAGAATAACTTGTTTATCGGCATCCTGCGCTAAAGTAGTTGCTATCGAAACAGCACTTTCGTGCCTTGCGGCAATCTGCAACAGTTGCCTATGAAGCGAAGCACATTCTACATCAATACTTGCCAAATGTTTTTTTAAGCCATTGCTATCCAAAATAGACAAACTCCGAGAATCGACAAAATCGCCTACGCATAATGGCGCAAGCGTGCCATCGCATATTCTAGTCAATCTCTCAACCATGCTCTCTTCCTCTGACTGCGCATTCAGCAACTTGCGTATAACCTGCCTAAGATCTTCCTGTCGCAAGTAAGAAAAATGAACAACCTGACACCTAGATACTATTGTGCGCGGCAACCTATGCGCGGCTTCGGAAACTAGAATTATATAAGTATTGGGTGGCGGTTCCTCCAATAACATTAAGAGAGCATTGCTGCCTGCAATAGACATGCGATGCGCATCGTTAATCAGTGCAAACTTACACCCTGGATAGTATGGCTGAAGATAAAGCTCTTTTGTAAGAGCCCTAACCTGGCCAACGGAAATGTCCTTTTTCCCATCTTCAACGATAATGTTACAAAAGTCTGGATGCGTTCCATTCCTAACTAACTTTTCGCAATTTGCCTCAATATCGATGGCTGGTTTTAAACGCTTTTTTATGCTCAACATGCACTGCACAACAAAGGCCCGCGCTATGAGCTGTTTGCCGACCGCAGGAGGCCCACTAAACAGTAGCGCATGTGGCAGGCGGTCTCGGGACGCCATGTGCTGCAACAACTGTAATGTCGAACTGTGCCCTATAATATTGTCCATGACCTTTAAACGCTAAAGCCCGCACCTCTCTCTAACTAGAGCAAGTGCCTCGCTGACCAGCACCTGCGGTGACTTGGAAGCGTCAAGAGTTACGAAAATATCTTTAAACTCGCTTGCTAAATTTAAAAACCCTCTACGCACCGCCCTGTGAAACTCCATATCGCAATTTTCAAAGCGATCTGCCTCCGACACCTCGGATCGGCTATATTTCTTGACTTCTTCTAGCCTTTTACTAACGCGGCGAATAGCAATTTCCGGCTCAAGGTCTAGTAATAAAACCAAATCCGGAAGCAAGCCGCTGCTCGCAATGCTATTTAGAAATTCGAGCTTTCTTAGGTCTATTCCCCGGCCATAGCCCTGATAAGCAATCGTAGAAAAAACATATCGATCGCAAAGAACCAGCGCTCCATCATTTATCGCAGGCCGAATTACTTCACCCACATGCTGCGCCCTATCGGCTGCAAAAAGCAAAAGCTCGGCCATTTTATCTATTTTTCTTTGCGGGTC encodes:
- the tmk gene encoding dTMP kinase, with protein sequence MSGFVVLEGGEGVGKSTLIVELSKSFLAMGVKVLTTREPGATSLGKVLRDLLLDPQRKIDKMAELLLFAADRAQHVGEVIRPAINDGALVLCDRYVFSTIAYQGYGRGIDLRKLEFLNSIASSGLLPDLVLLLDLEPEIAIRRVSKRLEEVKKYSRSEVSEADRFENCDMEFHRAVRRGFLNLASEFKDIFVTLDASKSPQVLVSEALALVRERCGL
- the metG gene encoding methionine--tRNA ligase; the encoded protein is MKNKCDCSGSQERYYVTTPIYYANGHPHLGNTYSTTLADSLTRFNRFLGKEAFFLTGTDEHGDKVYQAALAANKTPLDFTNEVSDLFKSTWKELGLEYSRFIRTTEPEHKRVVQMILSRIYEKGDIYFGDYGGLYCVGCERFLTDKELVDGKCPDHQVEPKYVSEKNYFFRMSKYQESLIEHITKVAPDFIRPTRYMNEVLALLREPLEDLCISRPKSRLTWGIELPFDSNYVTYVWFDALINYLSGVDYPDGDNFRKFWPVSEHITAKDIVKPHGVFWPTMLMAADIPLYRHLNVHGYWVTPTGKMSKSLGNVVDPLAIKERHGMDVFRYYVFREMVFGLDGTFSMPSLETRYNADLANNLGNLVSRSLAMVHRYRKGEVPESKLEDPMDLELKDHALACIGRVKEAVQAMEIHRALEHIWVLIDAVNVYIDRTKPWILAKGQGDVSSKIRLDNVLYVQLETIRVIAGLLTAFMPDTSVKILNLLGFRGEEIKAEQDWRAVSEWGRLRSKTFVNEAEILFPRLEDEAKVKSHSKEEFKLEQSTVNTAASPSETSNFVSYDDFSKVSLRVGQILEAERVIKSDKLLKLSVDLGELSGPRQVIAGIGKSYQAEELIGRKVAVVANLNPRKIMGLESYGMLLATSDAMGKLHLLEIDEAVSPGSSIG